From Herbaspirillum sp. WKF16:
TCCTCAAGGGCACCGGCAAGCTGGAGCAGGCGCTGCAGCCCCAGGGCTGGTCGGTCAAGTGGTTCGAGTTCGCCGCCGGCCCGCAGCTGACCGAAGCGCTCAACGCCAACGCCATCGATTTCGGCCACGCCGCCGATACGCCTTCGGTGTTCGCCAACGCCTCCGGCGTGAACGCGGTCTACCTGGGCGCCGAGCAGCCCTACCCCAAGGGCATCGCCATCTTCGTGGCGCAGGATTCGCCGATTCGCTCGGTGAAGGATCTGAAGGGCAAGAAGGTCGCCACCGGGCGCGGCTGGAACGTGCAGTTCCTGCTGCTCAGGGCGCTGGAGGAGGCCGGCCTGTCCTACAACGACATCGAGCCGGTCTATGTGACCAACGCCGCCGACGTGCGCGCGGCCTTCCAGTCCGGCAACGTCGACGCCGCCACGCTGTGGGATCCCTTCCTGGCCGGCCAGGAGATCAGCACCCGCCCGCGTATCCTGCGCGACGGCGCCGGGCTGTCGAACAACCGCACCTTCCATCTTGCCGTGCCGAAGTTCGTCGACCAGAACAAGGACATCGTGCGCACCCTGTTCGCCGAGCTCAGGAAGGCCAACAACTGGACCCAGTCGCACC
This genomic window contains:
- a CDS encoding sulfonate ABC transporter substrate-binding protein; this translates as MNGEQGNLKRRLLLQGLAAGALAGGAPLVLAAPEKVLRIGYQKFNTLNILKGTGKLEQALQPQGWSVKWFEFAAGPQLTEALNANAIDFGHAADTPSVFANASGVNAVYLGAEQPYPKGIAIFVAQDSPIRSVKDLKGKKVATGRGWNVQFLLLRALEEAGLSYNDIEPVYVTNAADVRAAFQSGNVDAATLWDPFLAGQEISTRPRILRDGAGLSNNRTFHLAVPKFVDQNKDIVRTLFAELRKANNWTQSHPQETADLLAPQLGVDAKVLKLATERRNYTTVAVDAGIVAEQQQIADAFLKLGLIKNAVRVQDKVYPEVLL